Proteins from a single region of Rhipicephalus sanguineus isolate Rsan-2018 chromosome 5, BIME_Rsan_1.4, whole genome shotgun sequence:
- the LOC119394411 gene encoding FYVE and coiled-coil domain-containing protein 1 isoform X2 has protein sequence MASGVHVDQALAQIKQRIQELCEEFGANEEPVNDDSTTLNKFCSELEQILQYGQKDKGLVLNVSKGYWGYFCRCLASEKNLKGYSALKYAKSLSELKTHLGRGRAVIRYCLVHQCLADTLQVCTVDEKSTSDHYHAWSLLRQPDNLQSLLSSLYDLNAVSFDLAPSGNDLDASWPLFARKVFGETWPTLSRCSSISSMSSLNSTYSQMELTSSFSSEEARNAAPRPPSLGAGSLLSTPSTDEAKEDAPQPAMRTLKSRSLSPIVFKISSPEACSVTAAPVQATTSSQTEGCLTERLAEAEARALSCSEKLEKMAEEWGVKEQAWLEKESQMQKELESLRASQSGETKCVQSTCKTCDDLNAAVERLSGEKDDLTIKNNFLARKLNEVLEKLEDSEESVKALKRSESDLQTRIEKLSFVNEGLKNLVDAVKDEATILRQQVIIMDKEIKSSHELLEQKKMQCKCLEDQMVKLRSKCCESINVGAIKDREIERLANLVRVARRKLFSKSSSTQQADTPLEESSKLSLDNSMSDEALLKILSSEETEDSLIPTKQATRTESSNCELFEHCLRYLGSAMLHHESLIDKANARVRDLISTSHSINLQLHVMQEVLSMQHLKEDGDLDEKDITVGKEASGPSGELVPPRIEGCDFVTSLFETMCRNHSKMQSLMLSESQLERELADCRELNKLLSAKVHEQERKLCGFVQELDRTKTLLAGMENTHHKLQTAKAVMRYELQEKKHLLHNLRQQLESTRESCVRVMRSNAESEIEWRNLREEFQSRKKQDSQDSGVSDNGQSTREASPSTGEDSSEREDPESVEDDDRSDSLNVDEIPEEGGSHSIPDTVADIESKYRARSQRLEYLEKQCQILYNSLVRSSERSNSLQRRLHSLLEAGASSEPTAQAASPADSASSIPLNTEGSEPCEVVADEECDAASDSVSAFCGDECDDGDLPEIRKRTLGTIVHRMKLERSQSEEVISNLRAKIASLEAANEKLHQQVVSLAEEKAQRENEMRQRASGMLRTERSLKSVQMQEISRERGELLLRNKELEEQLEQKDLQLTRIDQSRRQSVENQQLLEKQVCSLTERLQDQAAANSHLYRIERLQLDMASREEECSILSDELKRLRVQADVDKEYGDQLKQQLDQSYAQVACFEEQLAQLKTDSVELKKKIVKLVKEKDLLWKQNDNLQFLQKLQATDKWMDNDETDCCLQCSAAFTFTLRKHHCRLCGRIYCNNCCCNWLMTTASSRPARVCNACAFQHQQLERAARHPSICSNTSAESEEDDLGELAVRRKKQQCETDATDSSNGSPDAVSSSPLVQGSAPKTEAKMTRNWSFPRLRKPQFLQSSSSFTDSGSSSAKQEFDIISDEEIARSLLACSPYNSSPRTTQDRALFHTGATRTLQEIAQCGPAGLRGEVWVNAGGRYSIPVLLTVPETALFWQFNCEPKSISFEMRYKPLNKDAELEMMDVILPSVRVQADVQPVEGNLVVRNVGVYVLVFDNQHSKFMAKKVSYKLHLHKPCASDSDVSSV, from the exons AACGCATTCAGGAACTATGTGAAGAGTTCGGGGCGAATGAAGAACCAGTGAACGACGACAGCACCACGCTGAATAAGTTCTGCTCGGAGCTCGAACAGATTCTGCAGTATGGTCAGAAAG ACAAGGGACTCGTTCTCAACGTCTCCAAGGGCTACTGGGGCTACTTCTGCCGCTGTCTGGCAAGCGAGAAGAACCTGAAGGGCTACAGCGCGCTCAAGTACGCCAAGTCACTATCAGAG CTCAAGACTCACTTAGGGAGAGGACGTGCTGTGATCCGTTACTGCCTCGTGCACCAGTGTCTCGCCGATACGTTGCAGGTCTGCACGGTCGATGAGAAGTCGACCAG CGACCACTACCATGCGTGGTCTCTTCTGCGGCAGCCGGACAATCTGCAGTCGCTGTTGTCCTCCCTTTACGACCTGAACGCCGTCAGCTTCGACCTTGCTCCCAGCGGGAATGACCTGGACGCTTCGTGGCCGCTGTTTGCGAG GAAAGTCTTCGGTGAGACCTGGCCTACGTTGAGTCGGTGCTCTAGCATCTCAAGCATGTCCAGCCTAAATAGCACGTACTCCCAG ATGGAGTTGACCTCCTCATTTTCATCCGAGGAAGCACGCAATGCCGCACCAAGACCCCCCTCTCTCGGAGCTGGCTCGCTGCTGTCAACGCCTTCTACGGACGAGGCCAAAGAAGACGCACCTCAGCCAGCCATGAGAACG ctgaaGAGCCGATCTCTATCGCCGATTGTGTTCAAAATATCATCTCCAGAAGCTTGTAGCGTAACGGCTGCCCCAGTCCAGGCGACCACTTCTTCGCAAACAGAGGGATGTCTAACTGAAAGACTAGCCGAAGCAGAAGCGAGAGCACTGTCATGCTCCGAAAAGCTGGAGAAAATGGCCGAGGAATGGGGTGTCAAAGAGCAGGCTTGGCTAGAAAAAGAATCGCAGATGCAGAAGGAATTAGAGTCGCTGAGAGCCTCTCAGTCCGGTGAAACCAAGTGTGTTCAAAGTACCTGTAAAACCTGTGATGATCTGAACGCGGCAGTAGAGCGACTAAGTGGAGAGAAGGATGATCTGACTATTAAAAATAATTTTCTCGCGCGGAAGCTGAACGAGGTATTGGAGAAGCTCGAGGATTCCGAAGAATCCGTCAAAGCCCTGAAGCGCTCCGAATCGGATCTTCAGACGAGGATCGAGAAGCTCAGTTTCGTCAATGAGGGACTGAAAAATCTCGTCGATGCTGTCAAAGACGAAGCCACGATTCTTCGACAACAAGTCATCATCATGGACAAAGAGATCAAGAGCAGCCACGAGTTGTTGGAGCAAAAAAAGATGCAGTGCAAGTGTCTAGAAGACCAGATGGTTAAGCTGAGGTCGAAATGCTGCGAAAGCATCAATGTGGGCGCCATCAAAGACAGAGAAATCGAAAGGCTCGCCAACCTGGTGCGCGTAGCTCGACGAAAGCTATTCTCCAAGTCGTCTTCCACGCAGCAGGCAGATACTCCGCTTGAGGAGTCCTCCAAACTTTCCCTGGACAACAGTATGTCTGACGAAGCGCTACTGAAGATACTGTCCTCCGAAGAAACGGAAGATTCTCTCATTCCAACGAAACAAGCAACGAGAACGGAGAGCTCAAACTGCGAGCTCTTCGAACACTGCCTAAGGTATCTCGGTTCCGCCATGTTGCACCACGAGTCCCTGATCGACAAGGCGAACGCCCGAGTTCGGGATCTCATTTCCACAAGCCACAGTATTAACCTTCAACTGCATGTAATGCAAGAAGTGCTCAGCATGCAACATCTCAAGGAGGATGGTGATTTAGACGAAAAAGACATTACCGTGGGCAAGGAGGCCTCGGGGCCTTCGGGGGAATTGGTGCCACCGCGGATAGAGGGTTGCGACTTCGTGACTTCACTGTTCGAGACCATGTGCAGGAACCACTCAAAGATGCAGTCTCTCATGCTGTCCGAATCTCAGCTCGAGAGAGAGCTCGCCGACTGCAGGGAGCTCAACAAGCTGCTGTCTGCCAAGGTGCACGAGCAGGAGCGCAAGCTGTGCGGTTTCGTGCAGGAGCTGGACCGGACCAAGACCCTTCTGGCAGGCATGGAGAACACGCACCACAAGCTTCAGACTGCCAAAGCCGTCATGAGGTACGAGCTCCAGGAGAAGAAACACCTGCTCCACAACCTGCGGCAGCAGTTGGAGAGCACGAGGGAGAGCTGTGTCAGGGTAATGCGCTCCAACGCAGAGTCGGAGATCGAGTGGAGGAACCTGCGAGAAGAGTTCCAGAGCAGGAAGAAGCAGGACAGCCAGGACAGCGGCGTTTCCGACAATGGCCAGAGCACGCGCGAGGCGTCACCTTCGACTGGCGAGGACTCCTCCGAGCGGGAAGACCCGGAGTCGGTCGAGGACGACGACCGCTCCGACTCGCTCAACGTGGACGAGATTCCCGAAGAAGGGGGCTCCCACAGCATTCCAGACACGGTGGCTGATATTGAGAGCAAATACCGCGCGCGCTCTCAGCGACTTGAGTACCTGGAGAAGCAGTGCCAGATCCTGTACAACAGCCTGGTGCGTAGCAGCGAGCGTAGCAACAGCCTGCAGCGCCGGCTGCACAGCCTGCTGGAGGCCGGTGCCAGCAGCGAACCAACCGCGCAAGCCGCTTCCCCCGCGGACAGCGCGTCCAGCATTCCACTGAACACTGAGGGTTCCGAGCCATGCGAAGTTGTGGCTGATGAAGAGTGTGATGCCGCGAGTGACAGTGTGTCCGCCTTCTGCGGGGACGAGTGCGACGACGGTGATTTGCCCGAGATCAGGAAGAGAACCCTGGGTACCATAGTGCACAGGATGAAGCTCGAGAGGTCCCAGAGCGAGGAGGTGATCTCCAATTTGCGCGCCAAAATTGCCAGCCTGGAGGCGGCCAACGAAAAGCTGCACCAGCAGGTGGTCAGCCTTGCTGAAGAAAAGGCGCAGCGGGAAAATGAAATGAG GCAAAGGGCGAGCGGGATGTTGCGGACGGAGCGCAGCCTGAAGAGCGTCCAGATGCAGGAGATCTCGCGCGAGCGTGGAGAACTGTTGCTCAGGAACAAGGAACTCGAAGAGCAGCTCGAGCAGAAGGACCTTCAGCTGACGCGAATCGACCAGAGCCGCCGCCAGAGCGTCGAGAACCAGCAGCTACTCGAGAAGCAAGTCTGCTCGCTCACCGAGCGGCTGCAGGACCAGGCGGCTGCCAACAGCCACTTGTACAGG ATTGAAAGGCTTCAGCTGGATATGGCATCTAGGGAAGAGGAGTGCTCCATTCTCAGCGACGAACTAAAGAGA CTTCGTGTGCAAGCCGATGTTGACAAGGAGTACGGGGATCAGCTGAAGCAGCAGCTGGACCAGAGCTATGCGCAAGTCGCATGTTTCGAAGAACAGCTAGCCCAGCTCAAGACGGACAGTGTGGAGCTCAAGAAAAAGATAGTCAAGCTGGTCAA AGAAAAGGACCTGCTATGGAAGCAAAACGACAACTTGCAGTTTCTGCAAAAGCTGCAAGCTACTGACAAGTGGATGGACAACGACGAGACTGATTGCTGCCTGCAATGTTCCGCTGCCTTCACGTTCACCTTGAGGAAG CACCACTGCAGGCTGTGCGGCCGAATCTACTGCAACAACTGCTGTTGCAATTGGCTCATGACAACCGCAAGCAG CCGTCCAGCGAGGGTGTGCAACGCCTGTGCATTTCAGCACCAGCAGCTTGAACGGGCCGCCAGGCATCCTTCCATCTGCTCTAACACGTCCGCAGAGAGCGAAGAGGATGACCTCGGCGAGCTTGCCGTCAGGAGGAAGAAGCAGCAGTGCGAAACAGACGCAACTG ACTCGTCAAACGGCTCTCCTGATGCTGTCTCCAGTTCGCCACTCGTCCAGGGGTCGGCACCCAAGACCGAGGCCAAGATGACTCGAAACTG GTCCTTCCCTCGACTGCGAAAGCCTCAGTTCCTGCAGAGCAGCAGCAGCTTCACCgacagcggcagcagctcggCCAAGCAGGAGTTCGACATCATCAGCGACGAGGAGATCGCGCGCTCGCTGCTCGCCTGCAGCCCCTACAACAGCTCGCCCAGGACGACGCAGGATCGCGCGCTCTTCCACACGGGCGCGACGCGCACCCTACAAGAGATCGCCCAGTGCGGTCCCGCCGGTCTCCGTGGCGAGGTGTGGGTGAACGCTGGCGGACGCTACAGCATCCCCGTTCTCCTCACGGTGCCCGAGACGGCGCTCTTCTGGCAGTTCAATTGCGAGCCCAAG
- the LOC119394411 gene encoding FYVE and coiled-coil domain-containing protein 1 isoform X1, whose translation MASGVHVDQALAQIKQRIQELCEEFGANEEPVNDDSTTLNKFCSELEQILQYGQKDKGLVLNVSKGYWGYFCRCLASEKNLKGYSALKYAKSLSELKTHLGRGRAVIRYCLVHQCLADTLQVCTVDEKSTSDHYHAWSLLRQPDNLQSLLSSLYDLNAVSFDLAPSGNDLDASWPLFARKVFGETWPTLSRCSSISSMSSLNSTYSQMELTSSFSSEEARNAAPRPPSLGAGSLLSTPSTDEAKEDAPQPAMRTLKSRSLSPIVFKISSPEACSVTAAPVQATTSSQTEGCLTERLAEAEARALSCSEKLEKMAEEWGVKEQAWLEKESQMQKELESLRASQSGETKCVQSTCKTCDDLNAAVERLSGEKDDLTIKNNFLARKLNEVLEKLEDSEESVKALKRSESDLQTRIEKLSFVNEGLKNLVDAVKDEATILRQQVIIMDKEIKSSHELLEQKKMQCKCLEDQMVKLRSKCCESINVGAIKDREIERLANLVRVARRKLFSKSSSTQQADTPLEESSKLSLDNSMSDEALLKILSSEETEDSLIPTKQATRTESSNCELFEHCLRYLGSAMLHHESLIDKANARVRDLISTSHSINLQLHVMQEVLSMQHLKEDGDLDEKDITVGKEASGPSGELVPPRIEGCDFVTSLFETMCRNHSKMQSLMLSESQLERELADCRELNKLLSAKVHEQERKLCGFVQELDRTKTLLAGMENTHHKLQTAKAVMRYELQEKKHLLHNLRQQLESTRESCVRVMRSNAESEIEWRNLREEFQSRKKQDSQDSGVSDNGQSTREASPSTGEDSSEREDPESVEDDDRSDSLNVDEIPEEGGSHSIPDTVADIESKYRARSQRLEYLEKQCQILYNSLVRSSERSNSLQRRLHSLLEAGASSEPTAQAASPADSASSIPLNTEGSEPCEVVADEECDAASDSVSAFCGDECDDGDLPEIRKRTLGTIVHRMKLERSQSEEVISNLRAKIASLEAANEKLHQQVVSLAEEKAQRENEMRQRASGMLRTERSLKSVQMQEISRERGELLLRNKELEEQLEQKDLQLTRIDQSRRQSVENQQLLEKQVCSLTERLQDQAAANSHLYRNYVTQQAVIQEMRERLEDQERMIEELEQCVEHLREDQVTEQTKFAQEIERLQLDMASREEECSILSDELKRLRVQADVDKEYGDQLKQQLDQSYAQVACFEEQLAQLKTDSVELKKKIVKLVKEKDLLWKQNDNLQFLQKLQATDKWMDNDETDCCLQCSAAFTFTLRKHHCRLCGRIYCNNCCCNWLMTTASSRPARVCNACAFQHQQLERAARHPSICSNTSAESEEDDLGELAVRRKKQQCETDATDSSNGSPDAVSSSPLVQGSAPKTEAKMTRNWSFPRLRKPQFLQSSSSFTDSGSSSAKQEFDIISDEEIARSLLACSPYNSSPRTTQDRALFHTGATRTLQEIAQCGPAGLRGEVWVNAGGRYSIPVLLTVPETALFWQFNCEPKSISFEMRYKPLNKDAELEMMDVILPSVRVQADVQPVEGNLVVRNVGVYVLVFDNQHSKFMAKKVSYKLHLHKPCASDSDVSSV comes from the exons AACGCATTCAGGAACTATGTGAAGAGTTCGGGGCGAATGAAGAACCAGTGAACGACGACAGCACCACGCTGAATAAGTTCTGCTCGGAGCTCGAACAGATTCTGCAGTATGGTCAGAAAG ACAAGGGACTCGTTCTCAACGTCTCCAAGGGCTACTGGGGCTACTTCTGCCGCTGTCTGGCAAGCGAGAAGAACCTGAAGGGCTACAGCGCGCTCAAGTACGCCAAGTCACTATCAGAG CTCAAGACTCACTTAGGGAGAGGACGTGCTGTGATCCGTTACTGCCTCGTGCACCAGTGTCTCGCCGATACGTTGCAGGTCTGCACGGTCGATGAGAAGTCGACCAG CGACCACTACCATGCGTGGTCTCTTCTGCGGCAGCCGGACAATCTGCAGTCGCTGTTGTCCTCCCTTTACGACCTGAACGCCGTCAGCTTCGACCTTGCTCCCAGCGGGAATGACCTGGACGCTTCGTGGCCGCTGTTTGCGAG GAAAGTCTTCGGTGAGACCTGGCCTACGTTGAGTCGGTGCTCTAGCATCTCAAGCATGTCCAGCCTAAATAGCACGTACTCCCAG ATGGAGTTGACCTCCTCATTTTCATCCGAGGAAGCACGCAATGCCGCACCAAGACCCCCCTCTCTCGGAGCTGGCTCGCTGCTGTCAACGCCTTCTACGGACGAGGCCAAAGAAGACGCACCTCAGCCAGCCATGAGAACG ctgaaGAGCCGATCTCTATCGCCGATTGTGTTCAAAATATCATCTCCAGAAGCTTGTAGCGTAACGGCTGCCCCAGTCCAGGCGACCACTTCTTCGCAAACAGAGGGATGTCTAACTGAAAGACTAGCCGAAGCAGAAGCGAGAGCACTGTCATGCTCCGAAAAGCTGGAGAAAATGGCCGAGGAATGGGGTGTCAAAGAGCAGGCTTGGCTAGAAAAAGAATCGCAGATGCAGAAGGAATTAGAGTCGCTGAGAGCCTCTCAGTCCGGTGAAACCAAGTGTGTTCAAAGTACCTGTAAAACCTGTGATGATCTGAACGCGGCAGTAGAGCGACTAAGTGGAGAGAAGGATGATCTGACTATTAAAAATAATTTTCTCGCGCGGAAGCTGAACGAGGTATTGGAGAAGCTCGAGGATTCCGAAGAATCCGTCAAAGCCCTGAAGCGCTCCGAATCGGATCTTCAGACGAGGATCGAGAAGCTCAGTTTCGTCAATGAGGGACTGAAAAATCTCGTCGATGCTGTCAAAGACGAAGCCACGATTCTTCGACAACAAGTCATCATCATGGACAAAGAGATCAAGAGCAGCCACGAGTTGTTGGAGCAAAAAAAGATGCAGTGCAAGTGTCTAGAAGACCAGATGGTTAAGCTGAGGTCGAAATGCTGCGAAAGCATCAATGTGGGCGCCATCAAAGACAGAGAAATCGAAAGGCTCGCCAACCTGGTGCGCGTAGCTCGACGAAAGCTATTCTCCAAGTCGTCTTCCACGCAGCAGGCAGATACTCCGCTTGAGGAGTCCTCCAAACTTTCCCTGGACAACAGTATGTCTGACGAAGCGCTACTGAAGATACTGTCCTCCGAAGAAACGGAAGATTCTCTCATTCCAACGAAACAAGCAACGAGAACGGAGAGCTCAAACTGCGAGCTCTTCGAACACTGCCTAAGGTATCTCGGTTCCGCCATGTTGCACCACGAGTCCCTGATCGACAAGGCGAACGCCCGAGTTCGGGATCTCATTTCCACAAGCCACAGTATTAACCTTCAACTGCATGTAATGCAAGAAGTGCTCAGCATGCAACATCTCAAGGAGGATGGTGATTTAGACGAAAAAGACATTACCGTGGGCAAGGAGGCCTCGGGGCCTTCGGGGGAATTGGTGCCACCGCGGATAGAGGGTTGCGACTTCGTGACTTCACTGTTCGAGACCATGTGCAGGAACCACTCAAAGATGCAGTCTCTCATGCTGTCCGAATCTCAGCTCGAGAGAGAGCTCGCCGACTGCAGGGAGCTCAACAAGCTGCTGTCTGCCAAGGTGCACGAGCAGGAGCGCAAGCTGTGCGGTTTCGTGCAGGAGCTGGACCGGACCAAGACCCTTCTGGCAGGCATGGAGAACACGCACCACAAGCTTCAGACTGCCAAAGCCGTCATGAGGTACGAGCTCCAGGAGAAGAAACACCTGCTCCACAACCTGCGGCAGCAGTTGGAGAGCACGAGGGAGAGCTGTGTCAGGGTAATGCGCTCCAACGCAGAGTCGGAGATCGAGTGGAGGAACCTGCGAGAAGAGTTCCAGAGCAGGAAGAAGCAGGACAGCCAGGACAGCGGCGTTTCCGACAATGGCCAGAGCACGCGCGAGGCGTCACCTTCGACTGGCGAGGACTCCTCCGAGCGGGAAGACCCGGAGTCGGTCGAGGACGACGACCGCTCCGACTCGCTCAACGTGGACGAGATTCCCGAAGAAGGGGGCTCCCACAGCATTCCAGACACGGTGGCTGATATTGAGAGCAAATACCGCGCGCGCTCTCAGCGACTTGAGTACCTGGAGAAGCAGTGCCAGATCCTGTACAACAGCCTGGTGCGTAGCAGCGAGCGTAGCAACAGCCTGCAGCGCCGGCTGCACAGCCTGCTGGAGGCCGGTGCCAGCAGCGAACCAACCGCGCAAGCCGCTTCCCCCGCGGACAGCGCGTCCAGCATTCCACTGAACACTGAGGGTTCCGAGCCATGCGAAGTTGTGGCTGATGAAGAGTGTGATGCCGCGAGTGACAGTGTGTCCGCCTTCTGCGGGGACGAGTGCGACGACGGTGATTTGCCCGAGATCAGGAAGAGAACCCTGGGTACCATAGTGCACAGGATGAAGCTCGAGAGGTCCCAGAGCGAGGAGGTGATCTCCAATTTGCGCGCCAAAATTGCCAGCCTGGAGGCGGCCAACGAAAAGCTGCACCAGCAGGTGGTCAGCCTTGCTGAAGAAAAGGCGCAGCGGGAAAATGAAATGAG GCAAAGGGCGAGCGGGATGTTGCGGACGGAGCGCAGCCTGAAGAGCGTCCAGATGCAGGAGATCTCGCGCGAGCGTGGAGAACTGTTGCTCAGGAACAAGGAACTCGAAGAGCAGCTCGAGCAGAAGGACCTTCAGCTGACGCGAATCGACCAGAGCCGCCGCCAGAGCGTCGAGAACCAGCAGCTACTCGAGAAGCAAGTCTGCTCGCTCACCGAGCGGCTGCAGGACCAGGCGGCTGCCAACAGCCACTTGTACAGG AATTACGTGACACAGCAGGCAGTCATCCAGGAAATGCGCGAGCGGCTGGAGGATCAAGAGCGCATGATCGAAGAGCTGGAACAGTGTGTCGAGCACCTCAGAGAGGACCAGGTGACAGAGCAGACAAAGTTCGCGCAAGAG ATTGAAAGGCTTCAGCTGGATATGGCATCTAGGGAAGAGGAGTGCTCCATTCTCAGCGACGAACTAAAGAGA CTTCGTGTGCAAGCCGATGTTGACAAGGAGTACGGGGATCAGCTGAAGCAGCAGCTGGACCAGAGCTATGCGCAAGTCGCATGTTTCGAAGAACAGCTAGCCCAGCTCAAGACGGACAGTGTGGAGCTCAAGAAAAAGATAGTCAAGCTGGTCAA AGAAAAGGACCTGCTATGGAAGCAAAACGACAACTTGCAGTTTCTGCAAAAGCTGCAAGCTACTGACAAGTGGATGGACAACGACGAGACTGATTGCTGCCTGCAATGTTCCGCTGCCTTCACGTTCACCTTGAGGAAG CACCACTGCAGGCTGTGCGGCCGAATCTACTGCAACAACTGCTGTTGCAATTGGCTCATGACAACCGCAAGCAG CCGTCCAGCGAGGGTGTGCAACGCCTGTGCATTTCAGCACCAGCAGCTTGAACGGGCCGCCAGGCATCCTTCCATCTGCTCTAACACGTCCGCAGAGAGCGAAGAGGATGACCTCGGCGAGCTTGCCGTCAGGAGGAAGAAGCAGCAGTGCGAAACAGACGCAACTG ACTCGTCAAACGGCTCTCCTGATGCTGTCTCCAGTTCGCCACTCGTCCAGGGGTCGGCACCCAAGACCGAGGCCAAGATGACTCGAAACTG GTCCTTCCCTCGACTGCGAAAGCCTCAGTTCCTGCAGAGCAGCAGCAGCTTCACCgacagcggcagcagctcggCCAAGCAGGAGTTCGACATCATCAGCGACGAGGAGATCGCGCGCTCGCTGCTCGCCTGCAGCCCCTACAACAGCTCGCCCAGGACGACGCAGGATCGCGCGCTCTTCCACACGGGCGCGACGCGCACCCTACAAGAGATCGCCCAGTGCGGTCCCGCCGGTCTCCGTGGCGAGGTGTGGGTGAACGCTGGCGGACGCTACAGCATCCCCGTTCTCCTCACGGTGCCCGAGACGGCGCTCTTCTGGCAGTTCAATTGCGAGCCCAAG